The Buchnera aphidicola (Nipponaphis monzeni) genome includes the window TTCTATCTATCCTCATAAATAGATGATCTTTTGGATCAAATTCAAAATCCAACCATGATCCTCTATATGGAATTATACGAGCGTTATATAATATCTTTCCAGAAGAATGCGTTTTACCTTTGTCACTATCAAAAAATACTCCAGGACTTCGGTGTAATTGTGAAACGACCACTCTTTCAGTACCATTAATAATAAAAGTACCGTTATCAGTCATAAGAGGAATTTCACCCATATATACTTCTTGTTCCTTAATATACTTGACAGTAGGTTCTGATGTTTCTTTATCATATACAACTAAACGTAGTTTTACTCGTAATGGTGCAGAAAATGTACTACCTCGAATTTGACATTCTTTAACATCAAAAATAGAATTACCTAATCGATAATTTAAATATTGTAATTCTGCATTCCCGTTGTAACTACAAATAGGAAAAATAGAATGAAAAGCTGCTTCTAATCCACATTTTCCTCTATTTTCTTTTGTTATAAATTGTTTAAACGAATCAAGTTGAATAGAAAGAAGATAAGGTATATCTAAAACTTGAGGTCGCTTACCAAAATCTTTACGAATTCTTTTTTTTTCAGTATAGGAATAGGCCATAATATTCCTTAATAGTTAGATAGTTATTAATTAATTTATAAAAATTTTTTAAGATTTTTTTATTATGATTGCAAATATTTATTAAAAGTATGAAATATATTTTCAATAATTATAATAATTAATTCTATCTATTTAATTAATGAAACCTTTAATATAAAAACTGGTGATATTAAATCACCAGTGACTAAACATCTTATACGTACATTATGTTAAAATAAATAAAATTATTTAATTTCAACTTCAGCACCAGATGCTTCTATTGTTTTTTTTAAAATATTAGCTTCTTCTTTACTAATATGTTCTTTTATAAGGATAGGAGCAGATTCTACTAGGTCTTTAGATTCTTTTAATCCTAAACTAGTTGTACTTCTAATAGCTTTAATAACTGATATTTTGTTTGGACCAATAGTTTTTAAGAAAACATCAAATTCTGTTTTTTCTATTTTAGTTTGATCAGACGCAACATTTGTAGAAGATACTGGCATTGTAGCAGATACATTGAATTTTTTTTCTATATCAGAAATTAATTCGATAATGTTATTAACAGACATTTTTGAAATAGTTTCTATAATTTGTTCTTTAGAAATAGACATGATTAATAGTCCTAACGACAATTAGAAGTAATACGATTTTTTTAATCGTTGGATTTATTATAAATTAAATTAAATATTTATAATTGATTTTTTATGTTGTACAGCTCTTAATGCACGTATTAATTTAGCTACTGTTATTTCTCGTAATAACACAATCATATGTATAAGTACTTCTTCATATGTCGGCATATTTGAAAGTTCATTTATTGCTGATTTTGATAATATTTTTTTTTCAAAAACTCCTATTTTTATTTTACAATTTACATGTTTTTTTTTAAATACTTGTAACAATTTCGCTGCACTACCTGGATGATTCATAGAAAAAGCAACTAAATTAGGACCTTTGATATCATTTACAAGACATTCAAAAGGTGTATTACGAATAG containing:
- the rplJ gene encoding 50S ribosomal protein L10; the encoded protein is MALNIQKKQKIIDEIHKIAKLATSLILAEVQNISVNNITQLRKSALKSEVKINIVKNTLFKLAIRNTPFECLVNDIKGPNLVAFSMNHPGSAAKLLQVFKKKHVNCKIKIGVFEKKILSKSAINELSNMPTYEEVLIHMIVLLREITVAKLIRALRAVQHKKSIINI
- the rplL gene encoding 50S ribosomal protein L7/L12 — encoded protein: MSISKEQIIETISKMSVNNIIELISDIEKKFNVSATMPVSSTNVASDQTKIEKTEFDVFLKTIGPNKISVIKAIRSTTSLGLKESKDLVESAPILIKEHISKEEANILKKTIEASGAEVEIK